One genomic window of Garra rufa chromosome 2, GarRuf1.0, whole genome shotgun sequence includes the following:
- the LOC141325894 gene encoding synaptotagmin-14-like produces the protein MVLQGIKKNLSARGSAAQLPKGYDPEPLAQYGTLDVIFDYDSSDQRLSVTITALTDIPSLKRMGNISWQVHLVLMPTKKQRAKTIIQRGPYPVFTETFHFSHIESEMIGNYAVRFRLYSIRRMKKEKALGEKVFYLTKLNLQGKMSVPIILDPCCNIPGSESQASVSDMSCSETASSFPSAGQGSAPEILLGLVYNATTGRLSVEVIKGSHFKNLAANKPPNGLFCCLKHLIGGQVYIIRDTYVKLTLLNSMGQEMSKCKTSICRGQPNPTYKETFVFQVALFQLSDVTLILSVYNKRSMKRKEMIGWISLGLNSSGEEELTHWTQMKESKGQQVCRWHSLLES, from the exons atgGTTCTTCAAGGtattaaaaag AATTTGTCTGCACGTGGATCGGCGGCTCAGCTTCCCAAAGGTTACGACCCTGAGCCTCTTGCTCAGTATGGAACTCTCGACGTCATCTTTGACTACGATTCGTCTGACCAGCGTCTGTCTGTCACGATAACAGCGCTGACGGACATTCCTTCTCTCAAACGCATGGGTAACATCTCCTGGCAGGTGCATCTGGTGCTGATGCCCACCAAAAAACAGAGGGCAAAGACCATCATCCAGCGTGGCCCCTACCCAGTCTTCACCGAGACATTTCACTTCAGCCATATCGAGTCGGAAATGATCGGAAACTACGCAGTCCGGTTCCGCTTGTACAGCATCCGCAGGATGAAGAAGGAGAAGGCTCTGGGAGAGAAGGTGTTCTACCTCACCAAACTCAACCTGCAGGGCAAGATGTCAGTCCCCATCATACTGGACCCCTGCTGCAACATACCT GGCAGTGAATCTCAGGCAAGCGTGTCAGATATGTCGTGCAGCGAGACAGCCTCGTCGTTCCCGTCTGCTGGACAGGGGTCGGCTCCGGAGATCCTGCTGGGGCTTGTGTACAACGCCACTACGGGACGTCTCTCTGTGGAGGTCATCAAAGGAAGCCACTTTAAAAACCTAGCGGCAAATAAACCTCCCA ACGGTTTGTTCTGTTGTCTAAAGCACTTAATAGGTGGGCAGGTGTACATAATCCGAG ACACTTATGTAAAGCTGACTCTACTGAACTCGATGGGTCAAGAGATGTCCAAGTGCAAGACGTCCATTTGCCGAGGCCAACCCAACCCCACCTACAAGGAGACCTTTGTGTTCCAAGTAGCTCTGTTCCAGCTCTCCGACGTCACGCTCATCCTTTCAGTCTACAACAAGCGCAGCATGAAACGGAAGGAGATGATTGGCTGGATCTCTCTGGGGCTAAACAGCTCTGGGGAGGAGGAGCTGACACACTGGACACAGATGAAGGAATCGAAGGGACAACAGGTGTGTCGATGGCACAGTCTTTTGGAGTCCTAG